From a region of the Kwoniella mangroviensis CBS 8507 chromosome 1 map unlocalized Ctg01, whole genome shotgun sequence genome:
- a CDS encoding carbamoyl-phosphate synthase, large subunit, with translation MAPSVPGFEGVVPSSDIPPAQQAVSVAPAGHSAVDVTPPASPAPAATSPRPTVNRASSFVAPAPKPLGSLHPPATLKGIDWEGMPEEPKWDDSMGEPDAVLELADGLALAGHSFGAKKSVAGECVFQTGMVGYPESLTDPSYSSQILILTYPLIGNYGVPERPNVATSNIPTSEDAHNVLPPTHLLDSLPLEFESSHIHIAALVVANYHPSFSHHLANSSLGQWLKEQGIPAIWGVDTRMLTKRLREGGVLLGRVLAKQGASAVDSQSRGRESQSGVLGGVSRLLNGLSAPSMARSNSTDNFALNWKEDYESVPFYDPNGINLVAKVSTQQPTLYTAITGSEKKINPRTGKQLRVVAIDVGMKWNQIRCFRERGVEVKVVPWNYDFNAETEPYDGLFVSNGPGDPSMVKETISNLSKALETSKVPIFGICLGHQLLALASGASTRKMKYGNRGMNLPCTCSSSGRCYITSQNHGYEVDVSTLKNGWEAFFTNANDQSNEGIWMGKNGKPFFSVQFHPESAPGPRDTEFIFDVFIKSMVDSAREGKLVPIDMPGGDLADNIAARPKEHVKKVLVLGSGGLSIGQAGEFDYSGSQAIKALKEEGIYTILVNPNIATIQTSKGLADKVYFLPVTPEFVRKIIKHEKPDGIYCTFGGQTALSVGIKLKDEFASLGVKVLGTPIETIITTEDRDLFAKAMEEIGEKCAESASAVNLQEATEAANRIGYPVIVRAAYALGGLGSGFAQDDEQLTELCNKAFATSPQVLVEKSMKGWKEIEYEVVRDCRNNCITVCNMENFDPLGIHTGDSIVVAPSQTLSDADYNMLRTTAVNVIRHLGVVGECNIQYALNPYSKEYCIIEVNARLSRSSALASKATGYPLAFIAAKLGLNIPLNEIKNSVTKLTSACFEPSLDYCVVKIPRWDLKKFNRVSTALSSSMKSVGEVMAIGRTFEETIQKAIRCIDDRFPGFGDHIDVEDIDHEIANPTDQRLFALATALKRGYSVEKLNKMSNIDPWFLTRLERLSKTEKLIGTFNASTVPNQLIRNAKQLGFSDRQIAKALNSNELAVRRLRIEAGISPYVKQIDTVAAEFPAFTNYLYTTYNASEHDVTFDDNGVMVLGSGVYRIGSSVEFDWCAVRAIRTLREQGMKTVMINYNPETVSTDYDEADKLYFENISLETVLDIYDIERSSGLVLSMGGQTPNNIALALHRQNVKIYGTSPEMIDTAENRYKFSRMLDKIGVDQPLWKELTSFSEAKTFCDKVGYPVLVRPSYVLSGAAMNVVFSEDDLESYLTQATDVSRDHPVVISKYIEEAKEIEMDAVARDGKMVMHYISEHVENAGVHSGDATLILPPQDLDPETIRKIEIATQKIGQALNVTGPYNIQFIAKNNEIKVIECNLRAARSFPFVSKVTGIDAIELATKVMLGFPVIPYPDVKLPPNYVGVKVPQFSFSRLSGADPVLGVEMASTGEVACFGKNKYDAYLKALISTGIRPPKKNILLSIGSFKEKLEMLPVVHKLHRQGYNLFATAGTSDFFQEHGIPVKFLEALGSVNDLNPQKAEYSLTQHLANNLIDLYINLPSKNRSRRPASYISQGYRSRRMAVDFAIPLITNVKCAKLFIEAVLKKPTFDITSVDYKTSHETFSFPSLVSVQAFVPGAAEPNSNDFSEASQAAIRGGFTVMQMVPQGVASAVEDEISLQRAQANATGASHCDYFFSVAATAENASRLQDAIAAGAKALFIPFNNFFGSVNKVTSVAQHFAAWPADKPIVTDARATDLASILLLASLNNRSIHIASISTRDDILLIALAKEKGLNVTCDVSIYALFYSQADYPTAKCLPTADDQQALWDNLATIDIFSVGVLPFELGTALGNSVSPSSGVAESLPLLLTAVADGKLTLEDISLRLSENPRNIFGLPEQSQTYVEVEVNRRSTFAPQAADTWSPLDGKSIAGAIHRVVINGHSVFLDGLSFSMPLGRDVSTAGNRSATAKQARGSFALQKRPSISALLSPTMERPASFGPPANDKLMSLSSIAAVNTSPVRNLLSLQTHPAFSRRHILSVKQFDREDLHVLFNLASEMRAQVERSGAVDTLKGRVLCTLFYEPSTRTSTSFEAAMKRCGGEVVQVSASTSSVQKGESLADTIRTVGCYSDAIVLRHPSVGSSKAAAKSSPVPIINAGDGIGEHPTQSLLDVFCIREELGSVNGITVTLIGDLKNGRTVHSLVKLLSLYDVTINFVSPPSLTMPDSVKSEASRAGVRWTESTVLSDDIIAKSDVLYATRVQKERFENVTEYEAVKDIYVINNDVLAKAKESAIVMHPLPRVNEIDPEVDFDSKRAAYFRQMRYGLFVRMALLTLVLGA, from the exons ATGGCTCCTTCCGTACCAGGTTTCGAAGGTGTCGTACCTTCCAGCGACATCCCACCTGCTCAACAGGCTGTCTCTGTAGCTCCCGCTGGTCACTCTGCTGTCGATGTTACCCCACCAGCTTCACCAGCTCCCGCAGCTACTTCCCCTCGGCCTACCGTCAATCGTGCGTCTTCCTTCGTCGCCCCTGCTCCCAAGCCATTAGGTAGTCTTCACCCACCAGCCACTCTCAAAGGTATTGACTGGGAGGGTATGCCCGAAGAACCTAAATGGGACGATTCTATGGGAGAGCCGGATGCTGTTCTCGAACTTGCCGATGGTCTCGCTTTGGCTGGTCACTCTTTCGGTGCTAAGAAATCAGTAGCAGGAGAATGTGTCTTCCAGACTG GTATGGTCGGTTACCCCGAGTCGTTGACCGATCCTTCCTACTCCTCTCAAATCCTGATCCTCACCTACCCTTTAATCGGTAACTACGGTGTACCCGAAAGACCCAATGTTGCTACTTCCAACATTCCTACTTCCGAGGACGCTCATAACGTCCTTCCTCCTACACACCTCCTTGACTCGCTCCCTCTCGAATTCGAGTCTtctcacatccacatcgcTGCCCTCGTCGTAGCCAACTACCACCCAAGTTTCTCGCACCATCTCGCCAACTCCAGTCTTGGTCAATGGCTCAAAGAACAAGGTATCCCCGCTATCTGGGGTGTCGACACTAGAATGCTGACCAAGAGACTTAGAGAAGGTGGTGTCCTTCTTGGTCGAGTCCTCGCCAAGCAAGGTGCCTCGGCTGTTGATAGTCAATCAAGAGGTAGAGAATCCCAATCGGGAGTTCTCGGTGGAGTATCCAGACTTCTCAACGGTCTTTCGGCTCCTTCGATGGCTAGGTCCAACTCTACAGATAACTTCGCTTTGAACTGGAAAGAAGATTACGAGTCTGTACCTTTCTATGACCCCAACGGTATCAACCTTGTCGCAAAGGTCTCCACTCAACAACCCACTCTCTACACCGCTATCACCGGGTCAGAGAAGAAAATCAACCCTAGGACTGGCAAGCAATTGCGAGTCGTGGCTATCGATGTTGGTATGAAGTGGAACCAAATTAGATGTTTCCGAGAAAGAGGTGTCGAGGTCAAGGTTGTTCCTTGG AATTATGACTTCAATGCTGAGACCGAACCATACGATGGTCTCTTCGTCTCTAACGGTCCTGGTGACCCCTCCATGGTCAAAGAGACcatttccaacctttccAAAGCGCTTGAGACCAGCAAAGTCCCTATCTTCGGTATTTGTCTTGGTCACCAACTTCTCGCTTTGGCCTCAGGTGCTTCCActcgaaagatgaagtacGGTAACAGAGGTATGAACTTGCCTTGTACGTGTTCATCTTCTGGTAGATGTTACATCACTTCTCAGAATCACGGTTACGAAGTCGATGTCTCTACCCTTAAGAACGGTTGGGAAGCTTTCTTCACCAACGCCAATGACCAATCCAACGAAGGTATCTGGATGGGTAAGAATGGtaaacccttcttctcagTACAATTCCACCCCGAATCAGCTCCTGGACCTCGAGACACCGAATTCATCTTCGACGTCTTCATTAAGAGTATGGTTGACTCCGCCAGAGAAGGTAAACTCGTCCCCATCGACATGCCTGGGGGTGACCTCGCAGATAACATCGCTGCTCGACCTAAAGAACACGTCAAGAAGGTTCTTGTTCTCGGTTCTGGTGGTCTCTCTATTGGTCAAGCCGGTGAATTTGATTACTCCGGTTCGCAAGCTATCAAGGCtttgaaggaagaaggtatctaTACCATTCTTGTCAACCCTAACATCGCTACCATCCAGACCTCGAAAGGTCTCGCAGACAAGGTTTACTTCCTTCCTGTTACACCTGAATTCGTacgaaagatcatcaaacaCGAGAAGCCCGATGGTATTTACTGTACCTTTGGTGGTCAAACCGCCCTTTCAGTCGGTATCAAGCTGAAAGATGAATTCGCCTCTCTCGGTGTCAAGGTGCTTGGTACCCCAATCgagaccatcatcaccactgaAGATCGAGATCTCTTCGCTAAAGCTATGGAGGAAATTGGCGAGAAATGTGCTGAATCTGCCAGTGCCGTCAACCTTCAAGAAGCCACAGAAGCTGCCAACAGAATTGGTTATCCAGTCATCGTCCGAGCCGCCTACGCTCTTGGTGGTCTCGGTTCCGGTTtcgctcaagatgatgagcaacTTACCGAGCTCTGTAACAAGGCTTTCGCCACTTCTCCCCAGGTTCTGGTTGAGAAGTCAATGAAAGGGTGGAAAGAAATAGAGTACGAAGTGGTCAGAGATTGCAGAAACAACTGTATCACTGTCTGTAacatggag AATTTCGACCCCCTGGGTATCCACACCGGTGATTCCATCGTCGTCGCTCCTTCTCAAACCCTATCCGATGCCGACTACAACATGCTTCGAACGACCGCTGTCAATGTCATCCGACATCTTGGTGTCGTGGGTGAATGTAACATTCAATACGCCCTTAACCCTTACTCTAAAGAATACTGCATCATTGAAGTCAACGCTCGTCTCTCTCGATCTTCCGCTCTTGCCTCTAAGGCTACCGGTTACCCTCTTGCGTTTATCGCCGCCAAATTGGGTCTTAACATTCCTCTGAACGAGATCAAGAATTCTGTCACCAAGCTCACTTCGGCTTGTTTCGAACCTTCATTAGATTACTGTGTAGTCAAAATTCCTCGATGGGACTTGAAGAAGTTCAACCGAGTCAGTACCGCTTTGAGTAGTTCCATGAAATCCGTTGGTGAAGTCATGGCTATCGGCCGAACTTTCGAAGAGACCATTCAAAAAGCCATAAGATGTATCGATGATCGATTCCCCGGTTTCGGTGACCACATCGATGTCGAAGACATTGATCATGAGATCGCCAATCCTACCGATCAACGTCTCTTCGCCCTTGCTACTGCACTCAAGAGGGGTTACTCTGTCGAGAAGCTCAACAAGATGTCTAACATCGACCCTTGGTTCTTGACAAGACTTGAGAGATTGTCCAAGACCGAGAAGCTCATTGG GACCTTCAACGCTTCTACTGTCCCCAACCAACTCATCCGAAACGCCAAGCAACTTGGTTTCTCCGATCGACAAATCGCTAAAGCTCTCAACTCCAACGAGCTTGCTGTTCGAAGACTCCGTATTGAAGCTGGCATCTCTCCATACGTAAAGCAAATCGATACCGTTGCTGCCGAGTTCCCTGCTTTCACCAACTACTTGTACACCACATACAATGCTAGCGAACACGATGTCACCTTTGATGACAATGGTGTAATGGTTCTTGGTTCTGGTGTGTACAGAATCGGTTCCTCCGTCGAGTTCGATTGGTGTGCTGTAAGAGCCATCAGAACCCTCCGAGAACAAGGCATGAAGACTGTCATGATCAACTACAACCCTGAGACAGTCTCCACCGATTATGACGAAGCCGACAAGCTCTATTTCGAGAATATCTCGCTCGAGACTGTGCTCGATATCTACGATATTGAGCGATCAAGTGGTCTCGTTCTGTCCATGGGTGGTCAAACCCCTAACAATATTGCATTAGCTCTCCACCGACAAAATGTTAAGATTTATGGTACCTCCCCAGAAATGATCGATACCGCCGAGAACCGATACAAGTTCTCTCGAATGCTCGACAAAATCGGCGTCGACCAACCTCTTTGGAAAGAGCTTACCAGTTTCTCCGAAGCCAAGACCTTCTGTGACAAGGTGGGATACCCCGTGCTTGTGCGACCATCCTATGTGCTCTCCGGTGCTGCTATGAACGTGGTCTTCTCCGAGGATGATCTCGAATCTTACCTCACCCAAGCTACCGACGTTTCTAGGGATCACCCCGTCGTCATCTCCAAATATATCGAAGAAGCCAAGGAAATTGAAATGGATGCCGTTGCTCGAGACGGTAAAATGGTCATGCACTACATCTCCGAACACGTCGAAAATGCGGGTGTGCACTCCGGTGATGCCACCCTCATCTTGCCTCCTCAAGATCTTGACCCCGAGACTATCAGAAAGATTGAAATCGCTACCCAAAAGATCGGCCAGGCTCTTAACGTCACTGGTCCATACAACATTCAATTCATCGCCAAAAACAACGAAATCAAGGTTATCGAATGTAACTTGCGAGCTGCTCGATCCTTCCCATTCGTCTCAAAGGTCACTGGAATCGATGCTATCGAGCTTGCAACCAAAGTCATGCTTGGTTTCCCTGTCATTCCTTACCCAGACGTCAAACTGCCGCCTAATTATGTCGGTGTCAAGGTACCTCAATTCTCTTTCAGTCGATTGTCCGGTGCCGATCCTGTGTTAGGTGTCGAAATGGCTTCCACCGGTGAAGTCGCTTGTTTCGGTAAAAACAAGTACGATGCTTATCTCAAAGCACTGATCTCGACTGGTATCCGACCACCAAAGAAAAATATTCTGCTCTCTATCGGTTCCTTCAAGGAGAAATTGGAGATGTTACCTGTTGTTCACAAACTCCACAGGCAAGGTTACAACCTCTTTGCTACCGCTGGTACTTCAGACTTCTTCCAGGAGCACGGTATCCCCGTCAAGTTCCTCGAAGCATTGGGTTCCGTCAACGATCTCAACCCTCAAAAGGCTGAATACTCTTTGACTCAGCACTTGGCCAACAACTTGATCGACTTGTACATCAACTTGCCATCCAAGAACCGATCTCGAAGACCTGCTTCTTACATCTCTCAAGGTTATCGATCTAGACGAATGGCCGTCGACTTCGCTATCCCACTTATCACCAACGTCAAATGTGCCAAACTCTTCATCGAAGCTGTACTCAAGAAGCCTACTTTCGATATTACCAGTGTAGACTATAAGACTTCTCACGaaaccttctctttcccaaGCCTTGTGTCCGTTCAAGCCTTCGTACCTGGTGCTGCCGAGCCCAACTCCAACGACTTCAGCGAGGCCTCTCAGGCGGCTATCCGAGGTGGTTTCACTGTCATGCAAATGGTTCCTCAAGGTGTAGCATCTGCCGTCGAAGACGAGATCTCCCTTCAACGAGCTCAAGCCAATGCCACTGGTGCTTCTCACTGCGACTACTTCTTCTCTGTTGCCGCTACTGCCGAGAACGCATCAAGACTCCAGGATGCGATCGCTGCAGGTGCTAAAGCCTTGTTCATCCCGTTCAACAATTTCTTCGGATCGGTCAACAAGGTCACCAGTGTTGCCCAACACTTTGCCGCTTGGCCAGCAGACAAGCCAATTGTCACCGACGCTCGGGCTACCGATCTCGCTTCAATCTTGCTTCTTGCCAGCTTGAACAACAGGTCAATCCACATTGCCAGTATATCTACGCGAGACGACATCTTGCTGATCGCTCTCgccaaggagaagggattgaaCGTCACCTGCGATGTATCAATCTACGCCTTGTTCTACTCGCAGGCTGATTATCCAACCGCCAAGTGTCTCCCTACCGCCGATGATCAACAAGCTCTCTGGGATAACTTGGCCACCATTGACATCTTCTCCGTCGGTGTCCTTCCTTTCGAGCTTGGTACCGCTCTTGGCAACTCCGTTTCTCCAAGTTCCGGTGTCGCTGAATCGCTACCCCTCCTTTTGACTGCCGTTGCCGATGGTAAACTCACTCTTGAGGATATCTCCCTGAGGCTCAGTGAGAATCCAAGAAACATCTTTGGCTTGCCTGAACAGTCTCAAACCTACGTTGAAGTCGAGGTGAACAGAAGGTCAACCTTCGCACCGCAAGCAGCTGACACATGGTCACCTCTCGATGGCAAGTCCATCGCTGGAGCGATTCACCGAGTCGTCATCAACGGTCACTCAGTCTTCCTTGACGGTTTGTCCTTCTCCATGCCCCTTGGACGAGATGTCTCTACCGCCGGAAACCGAAGCGCGACCGCCAAACAAGCTCGTGGGTCTTTCGCCTTACAGAAGCGACCATCGATTTCAGCTCTCTTGTCTCCTACTATGGAACGACCTGCGTCTTTCGGTCCTCCAGCCAACGACAAACTCATGTCTTTGTCGTCCATAGCTGCTGTCAACACTTCTCCCGTCCGAAACCTCCTCTCACTCCAAACCCACCCAGCATTCTCTCGACGACACATTTTATCCGTCAAGCAATTCGACCGAGAAGATCTCCATGTTCTTTTCAACCTTGCCTCTGAGATGAGAGCTCAAGTGGAACGAAGTGGTGCAGTCGATACGCTCAAGGGTAGAGTATTATGTACTCTCTTCTACGAGCCATCGACACGAACATCCACCTCTTTCGAGGCTGCCATGAAGCGATGTGGTGGTGAGGTTGTGCAAGTCTCcgcttctacctcttccgTGCAAAAAGGAGAATCGTTGGCCGATACCATCAGGACCGTTGGATGTTACTCTGATGCCATTGTCCTCCGACACCCCTCTGTCGGATCTAGTAAAGCAGCTGCCAAGTCGAGTCCCGTACCTATCATCAACGCCGGTGATGGGATCGGCGAGCACCCAACCCAGAGTTTGTTGGATGTTTTCTGTATTCGAGAAGAATTGGGTTCAGTCAACGGTATCACCGTTACTTTGA TTGGTGATCTGAAGAACGGACGAACTGTCCACTCTCTCGTCAAGCTCTTATCATTATATGACGTAACCATCAACTTTGtctcaccaccatctctgACCATGCCCGACTCTGTCAAGTCCGAGGCATCTCGAGCGGGTGTACGATGGACCGAATCGACTGTCCTCTCAGATGATATCATTGCTAAATCGGATGTTCTCTATGCTACGAGGGTCCAAAAGGAACGATTTGAGAACGTCACAGAGTacgaagctgtcaaagatATCTACGTGATCAACAACGACGTCCTTGCCAAAGCCAAGGAATCGGCTATTGTCATGCACCCCTTACCTAGGGTCAACGAGATTGATCCAGAGGTAGATTTCGATTCAAAGAGAGCGGCTTATTTCAGACAAATGAGATATGGTCTTTTC GTCCGAATGGCTCTTCTCACACTTGTTCTTGGTGCTTGA
- a CDS encoding acetoacetate-CoA ligase, with protein sequence MSLPSLSLNPDTQSDLLWTPSDPSQTQTSLFREHINSTYSLSLQTYQDLYEWSISHRADFWSSLWDFQNVVGCKGKHIVDEGASPENNPSWLEESRSNWAENQLRHSHSYPNDIAIIQLSESSSNYTAPEKKITQLELYKLVGRAQRSLIGEGIQKGDRIGYWGGNVLEAVVLVLASSSIGAIFSSAASDFGVDGVKERLDQIKPKLLFVTNGVIYNGVIRPLIPLLPKLLKSLKSPPEKVVVIEHLPEDLVGIPKELDKWDEWLDSEDGETTFERLGFNDPIWILFSSGTTGKPKAIVHRQGGMLLDSLREHHLAGDIGRGDVFFYYTTPGWMMFQYLVSSLSTGATIILYEGSPLKDPSYLFNMIDQYGITIFGTSAKWLEVISKTYPDVKDHHELSTLKQILSTGSPLPGGLFDWIYEKVKKDVLVGSITGGTDICSVFAGRNTSLPIYRGEIQSRMLGFALDTDGPPNQPGELICKQAFPIEPLGFWPLDGYGFSEDEVESAKKRFKESYFKGDKGIWYHGDYVRITPSRSSNSGGILMLGRSDGVLNPGGIRFGPTDIYSVLEGSEYSQLGVEETLVVGLMVEGGADEKVVLFVKMKGNRTLDDTLIKKIKTDIRLARSARHVPSKIIQVSDIPVTLTNKRVEVPIRKLINGASISSINPATLRNPDCLEEYVKLGERMRKEEGMDG encoded by the exons ATGTCATTGCCatccctctccctcaaccCAGATACCCAGTCCGACCTCCTCTGGACCCCCTCCGACCCTTCCCAGACCCAAACCTCCCTCTTTAGGGAACACATCAACTCGACTTACTCCCTCTCTCTACAAACGTACCAAGACCTGTACGAATGGTCCATCTCGCACCGAGCGGATTTCTGGTCATCCCTGTGGGACTTTCAAAACGTAGTAGGATGCAAAGGTAAACACATAGTAGATGAAGGTGCATCACCTGAGAATAATCCATCATGGTTAGAGGAAAGCAGATCCAATTGGGCTGAAAATCAATTAcgccattcccattcctatCCAAATGATATTGCCATTATTCAATTATCAGAATCCTCTTCAAATTATACCGCGcctgagaagaagattacTCAGCTGGAGCTGTATAAACTTGTTGGACGAGCACAGAGATCAttgattggagaaggaatacAGAAAGGAGACAGGATAGGATATTGGGGTGGGAACGTCCTCGAGGCTGTTGTTTTGGTATTGGCAAGTTCAAGTATAGGAGCGATATTCTCAAGTGCAGCATCTGATTTCGGAGTGGACGGAGTGAAAGAGAGGTTAGATCAGATAAAGCCCAAGTTACTATTCGTTACGAATGGAGTGATTTATAATGGAGTGATAAGACCCTTGATACCGCTCTTACCGAAACTCCTCAAGTCACTCAAATCACCACCTGAGAAAGTCGTCGTGATTGAACATCTACCTGAAGACTTAGTCGGGATACCAAAAGAGCTCGacaaatgggatgaatggtTGGAtagtgaagatggagaaacaACATTTGAGAGATTAGGGTTTAATGATCCGATTTGGATATTGTTCAGTTCTGGGACTACAGGAAAACCCAAAGCTATCGTA CATCGTCAAGGTGGGATGTTATTGGATTCGTTGAGGGAACATCATTTAGCGGGTGATATAGGTAGAGGAGATGTTTTCTTTTATTATACTACGCC CGGCTGGATGATGTTTCAATACCTGGTttcatccctttcaacaGGAGCgaccatcatcctctatGAAGGATCACCCCTGAAAGACCCTTCATACTTGTTTaacatgattgatcaatatgGTATAACGATATTTGGCACGTCTGCAAAATGGCTGGAAGTCATATCAAAGACTTATCCCGATGTCAAAGATCACCATGAATTATCTACCTTGAAACAAATCTTGAGTACTGGTAGTCCTCTACCGGGCGGGttgtttgattggatttaTGAGAAAGTTAAGAAAGATGTACTGGTTGGTAGTATAACAG GTGGAACCGATATTTGTTCGGTGTTTGCTGGTAGGAATACTTCATTACCTATTTATAGAGGAGAGATACAATCTAGGATGTTAGGATT TGCCCTCGATACGGATGGGCCACCCAACCAACCTGGGGAGCTGATTTGCAAGCAAGCATTCCCCATCGAACCTTTAGGATTCTGGCCTTTGGACGGCTATGGTTTCtccgaagatgaagttgaatcGGCGAAGAAACGATTCAAAGAGAGTTATTTCAAGGGCGATAAGGGCATCTGGT ACCACGGTGATTA CGTGCGAATCACCCCATCGCGATCGTCCAACTCTGGCGGTATTCTGATGCTAGGCCGATCAGATGGAGTGTTAAATCCCGGTGGAATCCGATTCGGTCCAACGGATATTTACTCTGTCCTGGAGGGGTCGGAGTATTCTCAATTGGGGGTGGAAGAGACGCTGGTGGTGGGCCTGATGGTCGAGGGAGGCGCTGATGAGAAAGTCGTACTATTTGTGAAA ATGAAGGGGAATAGAACATTAGATGATACGTTGATTAAGAAGATTAAGACGGATATTAGATTAGCTAGAAGTGCAAGACATGTTCcatccaag ATAATTCAAGTTTCTGACATACCCGTGACATTGACCAATAAGCGAGTCGAAG TACCGATAAGGAAACTTATCAA